The Salvelinus alpinus chromosome 30, SLU_Salpinus.1, whole genome shotgun sequence genomic interval gggccatgtatcgcgagatcttggccaacaacctccttccctcagtaagagcattgaagatgggtcgtggctgggtcttccagcatgacaacgacacgaagcacacagccatggcaactaaggagtggctccgtaagaagcatctcaaggtcctggagtggcctagccagtctccagacctgaacccgatagaaaatctttggagggagctgaaagtccgtattgcccagcgacagccccgaaacctgaaggatctggagaagatctgtagggaggagtgggccaaaatccctgctgcagtgtgtgcaaacctagtcaagaactacaggaaacgtatgatctctgtaattgcaaacaaaggtttctgtaccaaatattaagttctgcttttctgatgtatcaaatacttatgtcatgcaataaaatgcaaattaattacttaaaaatcatacaatgtgattttctggatttttgttttagattccgtctctcatagttgaagtgtacctatgataaaaattacagacctctacatgctttgtaagtaggaaaacctgcaaaatcggcagtgtatcaaatacttgttctccccactgtatatatataaatagtgTTTTATGACAAACTGTTTTTTACCAATCGGTCAAGACACCAActtagactttaccgtgaaatgctttacttacaagcccttaaccaacagtgcagttcaagaagaagaaaatgtttaccaagtagactaaaataaaaagtaataataaaaagtaacaataacaataacgaggctatatacagcgggcaccggtaccgagtcagtgtgcggggatacaggctagttgaggtaatctgtacatgaagGTGGGGGCGTagggactatgcataggtaacaaacaaccaGTGAGTAGTATCAGTgcacaaaagggaggggggtggggggggggggtcaatgtaaattgtccagtggcgattttatgaattgttcagcagtcttatggcttgggggtagaagctgctgaGGAGActattggtcctagacttggcgctccggtaccgtttgccgtgcggtagcaaagaaaatagactatgacttgggtgactggagtctctgacaattttgtgggctttcctctgacaccgcctattaaatagttcctggatggcaggaagcttggccacagtgatgtactgggccgttcgcactaccctatgtagcgccttacgttcagatgccgagcagttgccataccaggcggtgatgcaaccggtcaagatgctcttgatgttgcagcttTATTaccctttgaggatctggggacccatgccaaatcttttcagtctcctgagggggaaaaggttttgttgtgccctcttcacgactgtcttggtatataCGCACGTGGGTGAttaaaagatgaactgaggtccacttTCCAGTCCAGTTGATGGTGGTAatacaccttaaagttggttaccaaccgccatataaagtccaaagaagaaaaagaagcctgaaggaaggaGAAATGACGAGAAACTAATTTGGTTAACCTTTTGGGGCATCGTGACTGGTTacctattttgatgtgatatgaaagtattgtgtgaaattattttgatgtgatatgaaagtacagcaatttatgtttctagaaacgtatcacaattgagaatcgattcacattTAGGTGAATTATTTGACTATTTTACctgccagagccagtctacctctgaaaataaaatacagtccTTGGACCTAGAGGAGTAACGGGggcagcaatcagcagtagaaacaataacaaagcgtactccctgcctgtttcggtaaaaagttgagggatggggctggagaaatgcaaccatccatgatatcaacattatagctTTAACCATGTTTTTAGGATATACAGTGTATGTTAATATTTACTGACAAACATTGGAATTTaaaaaagcttatattttgggttctgatggggtacgacagttgaactaagctcatgaggcatttataagtgaattcttcaagaaacaatgggtacatatcattaatgtatAAGTCCCCAAAAGGATgtaacaactgctgattgcccctttaagactacatattgggctaatctaataggagatattgaggactacagtatttcaggcattgtcaatgatcaattgttaacgttttgttgatggtccactcttgatgttctacacgttacagtgtagcttcagccattcctacagaacaacattaaagTGTAGAAGCCCTTTAATGCATATTGGTTCAACGACTGCAgagacggtacttactggtgttaaacaaatctccaacctcctcttcttcctccaatgtgacagtaatctcctcctctttcactccaaaaactgcatcctcctctttctcttcctcttcttttactgtaacatcctcctcctctttcactctgaacgcatcTTCCTTTTCTTTCACTGAaatgtctttctcttcttctttcacggtaacagcctcaccctctacttgtttttgtagtgtgacagcttcctcttcctctttaaCAAGaacttctttctccgtccagcagaccacctcttctttagcaggaggagagtaacttagtgaactcatggtcggggatgttagctagctagcattagcgactagcctagttctaagccagctagctgacaaacaacgtaaatatataattaaatgggccaacaagtacatacgacagaagtgtgtttaatacacagcgactaatatacaccaaaacagtgtaaagagcgtgaatgttgtagctatgtttgctagaaaactaccgaggtgtctgactagctgttgttgttgaaggagcgtcccgtccactagattatttGTCCCACTGGCAACATCGCCTGAACctaaaagacgcacatcgccatctgctgactggagtgggcaacgcagttgaggaaccaaacgtttatttttcctttatttcATAAAAGTTGAATATTATATTAAGTCGTTCAAAGAGaagcatgtgttgattgattcgtGTTTAATGAGTGAAATATTTAAATAAACTTTACACCAAACACATTTGCATTGAACCATACTTCTGACatggatcattttgaccccagaggCATATCTTTGATCATAGCCAAAAGGTGGTTAATTAAATTCTTCCAATTTTTCATGACTTTGTCAATTAACTTTTTCTTAATAAATCTAAATCATGgtttagtgtttctgtatcaAAATGGACTTTTAACAAATTCAAATCCTTTGGAGTCATTTTGACCCCAGCCAAAAGCACATTTGATAAATAGGATCGAAtcgaatcacattttattggtcacatacacatgtttagcagatattattgcaggtgtagcaaaatgcttgtgtttctagctgcgacagtgcagtaatatctaacaagtaatatctaacaatttcacaacatagacccaatacacacaaatctaagtaattgAATCTAGGTTTCTCTGTAGACATGATCCATCccaccagagggtggaggggCACCTGTATCAGTGTTTTTTTATACCAGAGACACACCTGCAGACACACAGTATAGTGCCTCCCATGTACTCTCCTTAGATTGAACTTTTCTATAACACGTATCACACGACTGTGTACAAAACTGCCAATGGTAGAAAACTCTGCCAGTGGAAGAAACCTCTGCCAGCGGTAGAAAACTCTGCCAgcgatatacagtgcattcgcaaagtattcagacaccttcaccttttccacattttgttacgttacagccttattctaaaattgaataacttttcgccctcatcaatctacatacaatacctcacaatgacatcacaataccccataatgacatcacagtaccccacaatgacaaacccaaaacaggtttttagaaatttttgccaATATATTTActtaagtgttcagaccctttgctatgagactcgaaagtgagctcaggtgcatcctgtttccattgaacgtccttgagatgtttctacaacttgattggagtccacccgtggtaaatttaattgattggacatgatttagacaggcacacacctgtctatataaggtcccacagttcatggcagagcaaaaaccaagccgtgaggtcaaaggaattgtccttagagcactgagacaggatagtgtcgaggcacagatctggggaaagctaccaaaaaatgtctgcagcattgaaggtcctcaagaacacagtggactccatcattcttaaatggaagaagtttggaaccaccaagactcttcctagagctagctgcccggccaaactgagcaatcgggggagaagggccttggtcagggaggtgaccaaaaactcgatggtcactctgacagagctccagagttcctctgtggagatgggagaaccttccagaaggacaatcatctctgcagcactccaacaatcaggcctttatggtagagaccagacggaagctactcctcagtaaaaggcacatgacagcccgcttggagtttgccaaaaggcacctaaaggactctaaccatgagaaacaagattctctggtctgattaaaccaactctttggcctgaatgtcatgtGTCATGTCTGGAGAAAATGGTTACCATcccggtgaagcatggtggtggcaacatcatgctgtggagatgtttttcagcagcagtgcaaattgtccactggttttggtgtaatttctcacccaTTTTGTCAGTAGGAAAGttaatttcccctcaggcacacacattaGTTGATTGTTAATATGAAGGTCATTTGTGtagaatgtacttttccccactcattcaccccatctctttacattgcttaTGCATATTCTGTGGCCTGACTCAAATTCCGAACACAATGCCCATCCTGGCAGATCTAAAACTAATGCGAACACATTTGTGACTTTTGTGCATCCAgacctaatgcagcttggagtgatcagatgacagaagtcacatttaggtgccaggtgtaactgaggccatagataGATCATAGATCCATAGATCCATAACtttgtgttttatataatatgactaaatgtgttgcagaggcagtcaagaaatggaactgcaaggccacagaacatgacataagcagagttgtgagagaccacctcaagcccctggtagagccgggggtggtgtttaccactccaccacgccttcagcaggctTGAAAAGTGGGATTGATCTGTTTGACCCATTTGTTTGTTTCAATGTTTAATAGTTGAATCCTTTGATgtattgttgatttcaaaaatgTTCATCTTCAACAAATGTGTTGGTTAAAAAGTGATACTAAACGTACATACCATGCACTATTTTAACATAGTGGGAGATATACTGAATttatactgtttttcatactaagacgGACCAAGATATGTTTCTTTTGCACATATTTGTTCATTGGTTTagcaagagtctgttgattggttggtcattgggttcatttgttttacaatatgttcaaatcaaatcaagctttatttatacagcacatttcagacatggatgcaacacaatggcttcacaggaaaatACTAATgaacaatgaaaataaacatatttaccacaacaaacataagaggataaaaaacaaGATTATCAACTGAAAAACTAATGAGCATTCTAAGGAAATGCCATCGATTAAAATATTAACAATTGGATGCAAcatccaacccaaaatataagcttgttttactccattgtttgttgTTATATTCGCCAGCAGGAAAACCAGAAATGTTGCTCAAACAGAAGagggaactaacaaagagtcattgacaacaaccacaactaaacaggttttaggaggggttctgaaagacactatgggggtccactgaaagttgactagtaacaacaactgggacctaaaagacacccaccatgagacccactaaatctgcccaagaagaggcaaacaaaagaaaaacccacaccaaacttaaagacaggaagcaaagcaaaaaggtggagcaactaaaggtgttaactctccacatctatcagaCAAccggagcactgggccagacactcttaccggactggggaggcgcactgtaTGCTTGATGCGTGGAGTCGGcacaggttgcaccggactgtggaggcgcactggagacctggtgcgttgAGCCGGCACAAATTGTACCAAAAcggtgacacacacttcagggcgagtgcgtggaggagacacaggacgtatcggactggggaggcgcactggaggccagatgcgtgaaaCCGGTGCAGATGACACCAGATCGGTGTCACGCTCCTCAGCACGCCCGCGCTGCAACACTCTCATCGCCACCACCCCTCTCCAGAATCTTTCTTCGAGTTCCTCCTTTGACTCTCTGACAGTCTCTGGCTCATTCCTCGGCTCTGCCGACCACCTCGTGTgccaccccccaaaaatatttggCCTGTTCTTTGGGCTTTCcttgtggccgcgaaccccggcgtTGTTgctgttctcccttctctccttgggTCTACTTCCTTTCGTGTCTTGCCAagacttcctcccaagtccaggatattcTCTCCTCGATCGCCTCCAAAGACCAGGATGCCATCTCCTcccgggcacgctgcttggtcctgttgtggtggaaTCTTCTGTCACGGCTGTgtgtagagacggaccaaggcgcagcgtgctccGAGTTCCACATCTTTCTTTATGTGAAActtacaaaacaaaaagaaacaaacaacaaacCGTAACATCAGCGGTGCACacgcactaactcaaaacaagatcccacaaaacacagttgGGGAAATggcttcctaaatatgatccccaatcagagacttcgataaacagctgcctctgattgggaaccataccaggccaacatagacatacaacaacctagataacccaccctagtcacaccccgacctaaccaacatagagaatgtcCTCTAGgtcaggctctctatggtcagggcgtgacaaggacaggaaaattgtcggttagatgtactgccaaattctctaaaataacgTTGGAGgcaacttatggtagagaaatgaacattcaattctctggaagcagctctggtggacattcctgcagtccgcataccaattgcacaatccctcagaacttcagacatctgtggcattgtgttgtgacaaaactgcacattttagtggccttttgtccccagcaaaaggtgcacctgtgtaatgatcatgctgtttaatcagcttcttgatatggtgCACCTTTcaatgtcacggccgtcaaagggaggagaccaaggcgcagcgtgggatGCGTGCATACTAATTTATTGCAAAGAACgaccactaaacaaactaacaaacgaaCCGTAAAGCTATAcaaaaatgagtgctgacaggcaactacacatagacaaccacccacaaatacaggtgggaaaaggcaacctaagtatggttctcaatcagagacaacgatagacagctgcctctgattgagaaccacacccggccaaacacacagaaatacaaatcatagaaaaaggaacatagaatgcccacccaaatcacaccctgaccaaaccaaaatagagacataaaaagctctctacggtcagggcgtgacattcaatgtggatggattatcttggcaatggagaaatgcgCACAATTTATTTTTTGTTGCCGTATAGAACATTTccgggatctttaatttcagctcatgaaacatgggaccaaccttttacatgttgcttttttttgttcagtatagtttattACAAATATAGCAGTATACAGTCCTTCAGATATCTGTTGACAAGGACATACATTACTGTGTATTTGTTACTCTGTACATAAATAAATAGCCAAACATTTGTTTTGTGCCATTTTCCATTGTTACTAACTTGTACTGGTTAAAAGTATGATTAAAGAAGAAGAGAAAACGTGTAAGTTTTGCAAACCATGTTAAGTACATCTAAAAGAGACATGGACAAATTCATGGTTCAACAAGATATTATAGCCATCAAACGGGTAGAATTGTAGCATTGATATACTTATGATACAGTACTTTACAGCTTTGATTGGTCACAGAATATATGACATGAAGGGGTGATGTAATTATCTGAATTACTGTAGATTTGAATAGTTTAGTTAATCAAAAGTGAAGTATGGTTATAAGTCCAATGGGTGTTGTTCATATACCACTCTCAGACTCAAAATCAATATATTAGATACATATTATTTATCAGCATATTGACCGATTATTGCTATCAACTGCTGGTTGCAAGTTATATTACCCTGTTTGTATCTTTTGGAACAATGGCAATTAAGTTGATTAAAATGATGTAGAATAGATAGATGGGCTACCAACTGGTGTCACAGGCATCCAGAGGTCTTGACCACCATGTTGCGATGCTTCTTTAGGATCACGTCGTTGTTGTCATCGTAGAAGACTACAGAGATGGGACTGAGCTTGGTGGGTGCGCAGAACGCTTTGGGAACCTCATCCGGCTTCAGAAGGTGAACCTGCCATTGAAAACGGTAAATCAGACTCATTCATACATGCACtttcatatagtcaatgataataTCCTGTTATAAAAAAGATATgggttatttaagcaataaggcccaaggaggGGTGCtattttggccatataccacaaacctcagaggtgcattattgctattagaacacctactcattcaagggtttttctttatttttactattttctacattgttgaataatagtgaagacatcaaaactacgaaattacacatatggaatcatgtagtaaccataaaagtgtGAAACATATCAAAACATttcatatatttgagattcttcaaatagccaccccttgccttgacagctttgcacactcttggcatcctctcaaccaacttcacctggaatgcttttccaatagacttgaaggagttcccacatatgctgagcacttgttggctgtttttactttactctgcggtcctactcatctcaaaacatctcaatttggttgaggtcgggggattgtggaggccaggtcatctgatgcagcactaccgtcactctccttcttggtaaaatagcccgtacacagcctgttgaaaaacaaattaattctcctgagtggcacagtggtctaaggcaagcTGTGCAGTTAGAGATCctggttagagtccaggctctgtcgcagcaggccgcgaccgggagactcatggggcggcacacaattggcccagcgtcgtccgggttaggggagggtttggccggcagggacgttcttgtcccatcgcgctctagcgactcctgtggcgagccgggcgcaatgcacgctgacagggttgccaggtgtatggtgtttcctccgacacattggtgcggctggcttccgggttaagcaggcattgtgtcaagaagcagtgtggcttggctgggttgtgttttggaggacgcacggctctcgaccttcgcctctcccgagtccatacgggagttgcagcaatgagacaagactgtaactaccaattggataacaCGAAAAAGTTGTAAAAGTAACAAACAattgttttaattttttaataataatttatcaaaacaaatgatagtcccactaagcccaaaccagatgggatgacgtatagctgcagaatgctgttgtagccatgctggttaagtgtgaattctaaataaatcacagacagtgtcaacagcCAAGCACCCccacctccatgctttatggtaggaaatacacatgcagagatcatctgttcacccacaccgcatctcacaaagacatggcagttggaaccaaaaatctcaagtttgggctccagaccaaaggacaaattgaTTGTGTTTcatggcccaagtaagtctcttcttattggtgtcctttaatagtggtttctttgcaattcaactataaaggcctgattcacacagtctcctctgaacagttgatgttgagatgtgtcagttacttgaactctgtgaagcatttatttgggcagcaatatctgaggctggtaactctaatgaacttatcctctgca includes:
- the LOC139560512 gene encoding gastrula zinc finger protein XlCGF67.1-like isoform X2 → MSSLSYSPPAKEEVVCWTEKEVLVKEEEEAVTLQKQVEGEAVTVKEEEKDISVKEKEDAFRVKEEEDVTVKEEEEKEEDAVFGVKEEEITVTLEEEEEVGDLFNTRERRDNRGSFVEPQQHDADEAEKSLSTSEHLKKHQQRPTGNKSHHCSDCGKRLNSSVKLKIHQKIHTGEKPFGCEQCGKSFSRLQTLKSHQRIHTG